One window from the genome of Bacilli bacterium encodes:
- a CDS encoding M13 family metallopeptidase, translated as MTNIRPQDDFYLHQNQKWLEEAKIPDDKPLTGAFVEILINNEKVLMKDLAEFAKKGVDSTVYSDPLFDQFIKLYRQALDTKKREADGNDFIKDYVARILKVKTIADLEKLTSDFILEGLPNIFSLSIYSDMKNASVNTLYLSMPNLFLPEKSYYDESSPAFEKGQLLLQKLMEIVKELFTKIGIDNADEVIAKALAFDKLLVPLAKSAEEQSNYIANYNPFSFTDLESKVAPFNLKRILDLVVKQEVPEVIVTDPRYVENFVHLIGADISIIKAWYIVKTVLNLSSSGVGTDDLRKLVASYGQMLTGQKEITSFEKFTFQSLSDKFGDIVGLYFGHRYFGEEAKKDVELMVREFIHVYQKRLKTIEWLSVETREKAIKKLDKIIPMIGYPDKVHSVFNKYKFTENKTYAENYLAFDQLAIVEEFATYKQEVDKKLWGMGAHIVNAYYNPNANVIVFPAGILQSPFYDFNQAKGANYGGIGAVIAHEITHAFDTNGASIDENGNINNWWKEEDFKRFNEKAEKMIALFDGLEVPGTKAKCNGKLTVTENIADAGGLSCAYEAGKSHAEFKSEDFFAGWAAIWRMKANPAYVELLTNIDVHAPTYLRCDVQLKNFEPFINFYNLKTEDGMFIEKDKRVKIW; from the coding sequence ATGACTAATATCCGTCCCCAAGATGATTTTTATCTGCATCAAAATCAAAAATGGCTTGAAGAGGCCAAAATTCCCGATGATAAGCCGCTCACCGGCGCTTTCGTGGAAATTCTTATTAATAACGAAAAAGTTTTGATGAAAGATTTGGCCGAATTTGCTAAAAAAGGTGTCGATTCCACTGTCTATAGCGACCCTTTATTTGATCAGTTTATTAAATTATACCGCCAGGCTTTGGACACAAAGAAACGGGAAGCCGATGGCAATGATTTTATTAAAGATTATGTCGCCCGTATTTTGAAAGTCAAAACCATAGCTGATTTAGAAAAATTAACTTCTGATTTTATTTTAGAAGGGTTACCGAATATTTTTTCATTGAGCATTTATTCTGATATGAAGAATGCTTCCGTTAACACTTTGTATTTATCCATGCCCAATCTATTCTTACCCGAGAAAAGCTATTATGACGAATCCTCTCCGGCCTTTGAAAAAGGTCAACTGCTTCTTCAAAAACTAATGGAAATTGTTAAGGAATTATTCACCAAAATCGGCATTGATAATGCCGATGAAGTAATCGCTAAGGCTTTGGCCTTTGATAAACTTCTTGTTCCTTTAGCAAAAAGCGCCGAAGAACAATCAAATTACATTGCAAACTATAACCCGTTCTCTTTTACTGATTTAGAGTCAAAGGTTGCCCCCTTTAATTTAAAACGGATACTGGATTTGGTTGTAAAACAAGAGGTTCCCGAAGTAATCGTCACCGACCCTCGCTATGTAGAAAATTTCGTCCACCTTATCGGCGCCGATATATCTATAATTAAGGCCTGGTACATTGTTAAAACTGTCCTCAATCTTTCATCAAGCGGAGTAGGAACCGATGATTTGCGAAAATTAGTGGCTTCGTATGGACAAATGTTGACCGGACAAAAGGAGATTACCAGTTTCGAAAAATTTACCTTTCAATCCTTGTCCGATAAATTTGGCGACATAGTTGGGCTCTATTTTGGTCATCGTTATTTTGGCGAAGAAGCGAAAAAAGACGTCGAACTTATGGTCCGTGAGTTTATTCACGTCTATCAAAAGCGCCTCAAGACAATTGAATGGCTGTCCGTTGAAACCCGCGAAAAAGCAATAAAAAAGTTAGATAAAATTATTCCTATGATCGGCTATCCAGACAAAGTACACAGCGTATTTAATAAGTACAAATTTACGGAAAACAAAACATACGCTGAAAATTACTTAGCCTTTGATCAACTTGCCATTGTTGAAGAGTTCGCCACCTATAAGCAGGAAGTTGATAAAAAACTTTGGGGTATGGGAGCGCATATCGTTAATGCTTACTATAATCCAAATGCCAATGTTATTGTTTTCCCGGCTGGCATTCTTCAAAGTCCATTCTATGATTTTAACCAAGCTAAGGGAGCAAATTATGGCGGTATTGGAGCCGTAATTGCTCATGAAATAACCCATGCTTTTGATACCAACGGAGCATCAATCGATGAGAATGGGAATATCAACAATTGGTGGAAAGAAGAAGATTTTAAACGCTTTAATGAAAAAGCCGAAAAGATGATTGCGCTTTTCGATGGCTTAGAAGTGCCCGGAACGAAAGCTAAATGCAATGGTAAATTAACCGTTACCGAAAATATCGCCGATGCCGGAGGCTTATCCTGTGCATATGAAGCCGGCAAAAGTCACGCCGAGTTTAAGAGCGAAGACTTCTTTGCGGGCTGGGCTGCCATTTGGAGAATGAAAGCCAATCCGGCTTATGTCGAGTTATTGACCAATATTGATGTGCACGCTCCTACCTATTTAAGGTGCGATGTTCAACTTAAAAATTTTGAGCCTTTTATCAATTTCTATAATCTGAAGACCGAGGACGGAATGTTTATCGAGAAAGATAAACGCGTGAAAATTTGGTAA
- a CDS encoding bacteriophage abortive infection AbiH family protein codes for MRLFIIGNGFDLHHNLNTRYSSFKDFVVKRDWEVFKKVDDIFERYRCDEPTRQENWADIETQLRKFNDIDFDEIAEEVWENCETDMDRASFYNDPIWLPEECSKFIPLLHKYFDDWIKSIDDSLFEVQENFRFSCDDLFISFNYTKTLENHFGIKRNQILYIHGKVGEKLIFGHNEESDLVLPYRENYDEDSDIRTMDVERGLNEVARNTHGKYFKDSAKIIADNEVWFSHLERFSQVYFLGFGFGQEDQRYIDRLLTNINESNVETKVVVYNNEDKCHATELFSGLKNVFIQYWDEASF; via the coding sequence GTGAGACTCTTCATCATCGGGAATGGATTTGATCTTCATCACAACCTCAATACTCGATATTCATCATTTAAGGATTTTGTCGTTAAAAGAGATTGGGAAGTTTTTAAAAAAGTTGATGATATATTCGAACGGTATAGATGTGACGAACCTACTAGACAAGAAAACTGGGCAGATATCGAAACTCAACTAAGAAAATTCAACGATATTGATTTTGACGAAATAGCAGAAGAGGTGTGGGAAAATTGTGAAACAGATATGGATAGAGCTTCTTTTTATAATGATCCTATATGGCTTCCAGAAGAGTGTTCCAAGTTTATCCCGCTTCTGCATAAATACTTTGATGACTGGATTAAGAGCATTGACGACTCTTTATTTGAAGTGCAAGAAAACTTCCGCTTTTCCTGCGACGACCTTTTCATATCGTTTAATTATACTAAAACATTGGAAAATCACTTTGGCATTAAAAGAAATCAAATACTCTACATTCATGGCAAGGTCGGAGAAAAATTAATCTTTGGACACAATGAAGAATCTGATCTAGTTTTGCCATATCGAGAAAACTACGATGAAGACTCAGATATCAGAACAATGGATGTAGAAAGAGGATTAAACGAGGTAGCAAGGAACACTCATGGGAAGTATTTCAAAGATAGTGCAAAAATTATAGCTGATAACGAAGTATGGTTTTCACATTTAGAACGATTTTCTCAGGTCTATTTTCTGGGATTCGGGTTCGGACAGGAAGATCAAAGATATATAGACAGATTGCTTACAAACATAAATGAAAGTAATGTGGAAACGAAAGTAGTTGTTTATAATAACGAGGACAAGTGTCATGCAACAGAATTATTTAGTGGGTTGAAAAATGTTTTTATTCAATATTGGGACGAAGCTTCTTTTTGA
- a CDS encoding DUF4238 domain-containing protein, translated as MYDHNHYIPMFLLRGFATETPKQKLKIKYVNTKENIVEFRNMYSTFWKSHLYDALNSADSKILEKLFGSAIENPVSSIIKRICGANDSRFSISRKELDVLKKYILIQNYRNPTNLSAYENAHNTDKFTFSRQFKTKEETDSDYWKREMLYILEHDWDDIVKQTEMPGVKSAAQSIYQGYLTFFSTDDEFFLSDVPVFTERIPVTIPKEKEEEFVKTAIEASKNSGISVAQVEENARREIKEKTSYLDNFSFMVLTPKLAVAVVNVIWKIRYLYGDIDFKLESSILENPKNVRLPANHFVNSEKIIDSDTLQKYKDPSDSYEYEIIKLNRLETDHVMLLSLNETNSLIAYKDNQSIISKIGLYNHLRTSGVPNVKNDYSRTLEAILKYENGDLM; from the coding sequence ATGTACGACCATAACCATTACATACCTATGTTTCTTCTTAGAGGGTTCGCAACCGAAACTCCCAAGCAGAAGCTAAAAATTAAATACGTGAATACGAAAGAGAACATCGTTGAATTTCGGAATATGTATAGCACCTTTTGGAAATCCCATTTATATGATGCTCTTAATTCGGCTGATTCGAAAATACTCGAGAAATTGTTCGGCTCTGCCATTGAAAATCCCGTATCTTCTATAATCAAGCGTATTTGTGGTGCGAATGACTCCCGTTTTTCTATTTCAAGAAAAGAACTTGATGTTCTTAAGAAGTATATACTTATTCAAAATTATAGGAATCCAACAAACTTGAGTGCGTACGAAAATGCCCATAACACAGATAAATTTACATTTTCAAGGCAATTCAAAACCAAAGAAGAAACAGATTCCGATTATTGGAAAAGAGAAATGCTTTATATACTGGAGCATGACTGGGATGACATCGTTAAGCAGACTGAAATGCCAGGTGTTAAAAGTGCTGCACAATCAATCTATCAAGGATATCTCACCTTCTTCTCTACTGATGATGAATTTTTCCTTTCTGACGTTCCCGTATTCACTGAACGTATTCCGGTAACAATCCCAAAGGAAAAAGAAGAAGAGTTTGTAAAAACTGCGATAGAAGCGAGCAAAAACTCCGGAATCAGTGTTGCTCAAGTCGAAGAAAATGCACGACGAGAGATCAAAGAAAAAACCAGTTATTTAGACAATTTTTCATTCATGGTCTTGACACCCAAACTTGCTGTGGCAGTAGTGAATGTTATTTGGAAAATAAGATATCTCTATGGGGATATCGATTTTAAACTTGAAAGTTCCATTCTTGAGAATCCGAAAAATGTACGCCTTCCCGCAAATCATTTCGTTAATTCCGAAAAAATCATAGATTCAGACACTCTTCAAAAATATAAGGATCCCAGTGATTCGTACGAATATGAGATCATCAAACTTAACAGATTGGAAACAGATCATGTCATGCTTCTATCACTAAATGAAACTAATTCGTTAATAGCGTATAAGGATAATCAAAGTATTATTAGTAAAATCGGCTTATATAATCATCTGAGAACGTCCGGCGTTCCTAATGTAAAGAACGATTACTCAAGAACTTTAGAAGCTATCCTTAAATACGAAAATGGAGATTTAATGTGA
- a CDS encoding DUF4256 domain-containing protein, translating into MEIKDILYKRFMANTSLHPDVTWDDFWPLINNSKALSRIIAMEESGGEPDLVVLGNKWYVIDCFKEAPSCRTGVCYDREARIKRSKFPPASSAQEEAEKMEVDLLTEELYLALQSLTDFDLKTSSWLHTENRIREIGGAIFGDKRFNRTFIYHNGADSYYSGRGFRTFFPVNRLVE; encoded by the coding sequence ATGGAAATAAAAGATATTCTTTATAAGCGATTTATGGCAAACACAAGTCTTCATCCCGATGTAACTTGGGATGATTTTTGGCCGTTGATTAACAATTCTAAAGCCTTGAGCAGAATAATTGCGATGGAAGAAAGTGGCGGTGAGCCCGATTTGGTTGTCCTGGGAAATAAATGGTATGTAATTGATTGTTTTAAAGAAGCCCCAAGTTGCAGAACCGGAGTCTGTTATGATCGAGAAGCTCGGATAAAAAGGAGCAAGTTTCCACCTGCTTCCTCCGCTCAAGAGGAGGCCGAGAAGATGGAAGTGGATTTATTGACGGAAGAATTGTATCTGGCACTGCAATCTCTAACTGATTTTGATTTAAAAACTTCCAGTTGGCTTCATACGGAAAATAGAATAAGAGAAATCGGAGGGGCTATTTTTGGCGATAAACGGTTCAATCGCACTTTTATCTACCATAATGGGGCGGATTCTTATTACTCGGGGAGAGGCTTTCGAACATTTTTTCCCGTAAATAGGTTGGTAGAGTAG
- the nadE gene encoding NAD(+) synthase — protein sequence MKISIAQIKVIPGQPSINLSTIERFVNEAKENQADIIVFPEMCVGGYFMSDRYLDHDYLAYLASFNEKIKNLSADIGIIWGNVSINSIDGISRGRDGRPALFNTAFFACNKQFVMRESGKYAGIYVKHLNPDYRVFDDSRFFLSGLEIMRFNNNLHSEMLKPFIFTLRGQTERISLEICEDLWDDDYPFKTTDEILMGNPDLLINISSSPWTLDKEKARERHLSKKARVTTVYVNAVSQQDIGKNILLLDGGSMVFSADGKKIAFANDRFKEENLLVDLSHPILNGCSNPHTKLFDALIFALQSFDEAMFKGKVKWIIGLSGGIDSALNASLLTYAFGCDRVLAYNLPSRYNSTSTISNASSIAGALGIKLVTKSIEPLIQATKDLFEHEVAVEVEENIHARLRGHLLSSFAQDQKGVICNNGNKLEIALGYCTLYGDTIGAISPLGDLTKMQINSLAEEMNSILGREVIPVNLIARIRKGVPFYELPPTAELKTNQIDPMKWGYHDWLLNRLMSFPTRDISQLLTDYEQSNLPEEVVNLLKYYHLDNEEAFIADLKWFLKMLDNSYFKRIQMPPIVTISRGSFGFDYRETQSKIEEFIEQLK from the coding sequence ATGAAAATCAGCATTGCTCAAATTAAAGTCATACCAGGTCAACCAAGCATTAATCTGTCAACGATAGAACGTTTTGTTAACGAGGCCAAAGAAAATCAGGCCGATATCATCGTTTTCCCGGAAATGTGTGTCGGAGGCTATTTTATGAGTGATCGCTACCTCGACCACGATTATTTGGCTTATTTGGCTTCCTTTAACGAGAAGATTAAAAATCTATCAGCTGATATCGGCATTATTTGGGGCAATGTCTCGATCAATTCCATCGACGGAATCAGCCGGGGACGGGATGGACGACCCGCCTTGTTTAATACGGCTTTTTTTGCATGCAACAAACAATTTGTTATGCGGGAAAGTGGAAAATATGCTGGCATATATGTTAAGCACCTAAACCCTGATTATCGCGTATTTGATGATTCGCGCTTCTTTTTAAGCGGCTTAGAAATCATGCGTTTCAATAATAATCTGCACTCGGAGATGCTTAAACCATTTATTTTTACCTTGCGCGGGCAAACTGAGCGTATCAGTCTCGAGATATGCGAGGATTTATGGGATGATGATTATCCTTTTAAAACAACGGATGAGATTTTAATGGGGAATCCCGACTTATTAATAAATATCTCATCATCGCCCTGGACGCTTGATAAAGAAAAAGCTCGGGAAAGACATTTGAGCAAGAAAGCCCGGGTGACGACCGTTTATGTTAATGCGGTTAGTCAGCAAGACATCGGCAAAAACATTCTCTTATTAGATGGGGGATCGATGGTTTTTTCGGCCGACGGTAAGAAAATTGCTTTTGCCAACGATCGATTTAAAGAAGAAAATTTATTGGTGGACCTTAGCCATCCAATTTTAAATGGTTGTTCGAATCCACATACAAAGTTATTTGATGCGCTTATCTTTGCGCTACAATCATTTGATGAAGCGATGTTTAAAGGTAAAGTAAAATGGATTATCGGCCTTTCGGGGGGGATTGACAGTGCTCTGAATGCCTCCTTATTAACCTATGCTTTTGGGTGTGACCGCGTGCTCGCTTATAATCTTCCAAGCCGTTACAATTCAACTTCAACCATAAGTAACGCTTCGTCGATTGCCGGTGCCCTCGGTATCAAGTTGGTTACCAAGAGTATCGAACCCTTAATTCAGGCGACCAAAGACTTATTTGAGCATGAAGTGGCGGTCGAGGTCGAAGAAAATATTCATGCACGCCTTCGCGGCCACCTTCTTTCTTCCTTTGCTCAAGATCAAAAAGGAGTAATATGCAATAACGGCAATAAGCTGGAGATTGCTTTGGGCTATTGTACATTGTATGGCGATACTATCGGGGCGATATCGCCCCTTGGCGACTTAACTAAGATGCAGATAAATTCCTTGGCCGAAGAGATGAATTCCATCCTTGGACGTGAAGTAATCCCCGTTAATCTTATTGCGCGCATCCGTAAAGGAGTACCATTTTATGAACTGCCTCCGACCGCTGAATTAAAAACCAATCAGATTGATCCGATGAAATGGGGATATCATGATTGGCTGTTAAATCGACTGATGAGTTTTCCGACGCGTGATATTTCGCAACTTCTTACCGACTATGAACAAAGTAATTTACCGGAAGAAGTAGTCAATCTTTTAAAGTATTACCATCTAGACAACGAAGAGGCTTTTATTGCCGATTTAAAATGGTTTTTAAAGATGCTTGATAACAGTTATTTTAAGCGCATCCAGATGCCTCCTATCGTCACCATTAGTCGCGGTTCTTTTGGCTTTGACTATCGGGAAACGCAGTCTAAGATTGAAGAGTTTATCGAGCAATTAAAGTAA
- a CDS encoding acyl-CoA reductase yields the protein MILVQGKILPNSNQQAIIDRLYPELLATLKNVEPINAEMVIKACDILYQRVVNHEYDDVILPLISSMNIPYDFVMRNAVLFSASGLRKKVQMELEDTSPSMLDDNNTRQFYPLGILLHIAAGNVDGLPAYSVVEGLLAGNINILKLPSGDSGLSISLLSALIEIEPRLAPFIYVFDVPSLEIDTIKTLATYADGVVIWGGDEVNIAARQFVDIKTKIISWGHKLSFAYVDESVTDEELKDLAYGLCLSNQLLCSSVQGIYVDTDDEQQLSAFSRRFFALFKQVNNQFGPAPLGAIGKNTIRLYNDILEQGNKQENILFGDGVSVICKEDSELELSYLFRNVWIKRLPHNRIIEVLKQHKNHLQSVGLSVKREAYETISHLFAQAGLVRITALKDTSRILAGEAHDGEYPLRRYSRLVEKAILPGTDD from the coding sequence ATGATTTTAGTGCAGGGAAAAATTCTCCCCAATAGCAACCAACAAGCGATAATAGATCGGCTTTATCCTGAACTTTTGGCGACTTTAAAAAATGTGGAGCCGATTAATGCTGAAATGGTTATTAAAGCGTGCGATATTCTTTATCAACGGGTAGTCAATCACGAGTACGATGATGTTATACTTCCTTTAATAAGCAGTATGAATATTCCGTATGATTTTGTGATGCGGAATGCCGTGTTATTTTCGGCCTCGGGATTAAGGAAGAAAGTTCAGATGGAATTAGAAGATACATCGCCTTCAATGCTGGACGATAACAACACCCGGCAATTTTATCCTTTGGGTATTTTACTGCACATCGCCGCGGGTAATGTCGATGGACTTCCCGCTTATAGTGTGGTTGAAGGCTTACTAGCCGGCAACATCAATATTTTGAAACTTCCATCGGGGGATAGCGGACTTTCTATTTCCCTATTGAGTGCTCTGATTGAAATTGAGCCCCGTCTAGCGCCGTTTATTTATGTTTTTGATGTCCCCTCCTTAGAAATTGACACGATTAAAACCTTGGCCACTTATGCGGACGGAGTAGTAATTTGGGGTGGCGATGAGGTGAATATCGCGGCCCGCCAATTCGTCGATATTAAAACCAAAATTATCAGTTGGGGGCATAAGTTAAGTTTTGCCTATGTTGACGAAAGCGTAACCGATGAGGAACTTAAGGATTTAGCCTATGGCCTGTGTCTTTCCAATCAGCTTCTATGTTCCTCGGTGCAGGGAATATATGTTGATACGGATGATGAACAGCAATTGTCGGCCTTTTCTAGGCGCTTCTTTGCCCTTTTTAAGCAAGTAAACAATCAGTTTGGTCCGGCACCTTTAGGGGCAATTGGCAAAAACACGATTCGACTATATAATGACATTCTTGAACAGGGAAATAAGCAAGAAAACATTCTTTTCGGGGACGGAGTGAGTGTGATATGCAAGGAAGATAGCGAACTGGAACTCTCCTATCTTTTTCGCAATGTTTGGATAAAACGCCTTCCGCACAACAGGATAATCGAGGTGCTTAAGCAGCATAAAAATCATCTTCAATCAGTGGGATTAAGTGTAAAAAGAGAGGCATATGAAACCATATCGCATCTTTTCGCTCAAGCGGGCTTAGTGCGGATTACGGCTTTAAAAGATACATCGCGTATTCTGGCGGGGGAAGCGCACGATGGTGAGTATCCTCTGCGCCGCTATTCACGCCTTGTCGAAAAAGCGATACTACCCGGCACTGACGATTGA
- a CDS encoding acyl-protein synthetase, whose amino-acid sequence MDARKKLFRIKEPYNILASDKLFLQAMKDNCLYQYAHCPAYRKILDSQGFDPKGINTFKDLEDLPFIPTLYFKHHELFSMPKRKMIIKATSSGTSGKRSLIGFDFVSLMRGFDMVKRIFKYHHIWSLKPVRFIIFGFEPNRKNKAAIAKTSFGFTFTAPARSKDYAIRWVDGEYKVDLDNIKKKFIKYARGRTPVRTLGFPAYTYFLLKEMKEEGIKLKLPKGSMMTLGGGWKQFYSEKVDKEDFYQLAKEVLGLDDKQIIEFFGAVEHPILYTDCRYHHFHIPAYGRVIIRDVKTLKPVKDGEIGIINLLTPMVKSMPILSIITDDLGIIHREPCPCGEKSPYLEIIGRVGISDIKTCAVGAEELLRGKSK is encoded by the coding sequence ATGGATGCAAGAAAAAAATTATTCCGAATTAAAGAGCCATACAATATTTTGGCAAGCGATAAACTTTTTTTGCAAGCAATGAAAGATAATTGTCTTTATCAATATGCCCACTGTCCGGCTTATCGGAAGATACTTGACAGTCAAGGGTTTGATCCCAAAGGTATAAACACATTCAAAGATTTAGAGGATCTGCCCTTTATTCCCACGCTATATTTTAAGCATCATGAGCTTTTTTCAATGCCGAAGCGAAAAATGATTATCAAAGCCACTTCCTCGGGAACCAGCGGTAAAAGGTCGTTGATTGGTTTTGATTTTGTTTCGCTGATGCGCGGATTTGACATGGTTAAGCGGATATTTAAATATCATCATATATGGTCACTGAAGCCAGTTCGCTTTATTATCTTTGGCTTTGAACCAAACCGAAAAAATAAAGCGGCGATTGCCAAAACCAGTTTTGGCTTTACATTTACGGCTCCGGCTCGCTCAAAGGATTACGCAATTCGCTGGGTGGACGGGGAATATAAGGTCGACTTAGATAACATAAAGAAAAAGTTTATTAAATATGCTAGAGGAAGGACACCGGTTCGCACTTTAGGATTTCCGGCCTATACGTATTTTCTTTTAAAGGAAATGAAGGAAGAAGGAATCAAACTCAAATTACCTAAAGGCAGTATGATGACTTTAGGCGGAGGGTGGAAACAATTTTATAGCGAGAAGGTGGACAAAGAAGATTTTTATCAACTGGCAAAGGAAGTCTTGGGCCTGGACGATAAGCAAATCATTGAATTTTTTGGAGCGGTTGAACACCCGATTCTATATACCGATTGCCGTTATCATCATTTTCATATTCCCGCGTACGGTCGGGTTATTATCCGTGATGTTAAAACGCTTAAACCCGTTAAAGACGGTGAGATTGGCATCATCAATCTTTTAACCCCAATGGTAAAATCGATGCCCATATTGAGCATCATTACCGATGACTTAGGAATCATTCATCGCGAACCCTGTCCCTGTGGGGAAAAGAGTCCCTATTTAGAGATTATTGGGCGTGTTGGCATCAGTGACATTAAGACATGTGCGGTTGGAGCCGAAGAGTTACTCAGGGGGAAGAGCAAATGA
- a CDS encoding Dam family site-specific DNA-(adenine-N6)-methyltransferase, whose protein sequence is MRFLGNKTKLLEKIEFVINDNKIEGKVFCDLFSGSSSVGDFFKGKYQIISNDYLHSLSVIAKGKLYFGNSPKFETFKREYSVDPFVYLNSKKYQYSNQYFITSNYSPKGNRQFFTEENAIKIDGMRIEIEQLYKNKILDKNEYYFMLASLLESVMGVSNTTGTYEAFLKKWDRRAIKNFSIEPLEFNHTELNDRNKVYNKDSNQLLREIEGDILYIDPPYTITDYSSAYHLLESISKYDYPDIRGITGRRIQRNLKSKYNKKENALYNFEDLIRQARFSHILVSYSTQSLVPANEMVDLFKKFAKNGIVRLYEFPYREYKNIKSSKKGEDLKEIIIYFQKDLNIIKSPLNYSGSKDTIVNDIIKHLPKHVTTFVDSMGGAFNVGANIYALNDVIYNEFLPHVYELVKRLLDVDKKSIISNAEKIISKFQMKKADKQSYLCLRKSYNTTKSIDELFVLQMFCFQNQMRFNSKLEFNTPVGNCAYNETIKQRIKNFVPRTSKFKLINSSYLNIDFNEFDKNTVFYFDPPYFITNATYNDGKRGFVGWGAEDETKLLEYLDKLNRAGYKFMLSNVIYHGDKINHLLLEWIETHNFDVYEINNVGSKNRRNEVLICNYNWKEIL, encoded by the coding sequence ATGAGATTTCTTGGCAATAAAACAAAACTACTTGAAAAAATTGAGTTTGTAATAAATGACAATAAGATAGAGGGAAAAGTGTTTTGCGATTTATTCTCTGGGTCTAGTAGCGTCGGCGATTTTTTCAAGGGTAAATATCAAATAATCTCAAATGATTATTTACACTCTTTGAGCGTTATAGCAAAGGGAAAACTCTATTTTGGCAATTCACCCAAATTTGAAACTTTTAAACGTGAGTATTCAGTTGACCCTTTTGTCTACCTAAATTCAAAAAAATACCAATACAGTAATCAATATTTCATTACTTCAAACTATTCTCCAAAGGGTAACCGTCAATTTTTCACAGAAGAAAACGCAATCAAAATTGATGGAATGAGAATTGAGATTGAACAGCTATATAAAAACAAGATACTTGATAAAAATGAGTATTACTTTATGCTTGCCTCGTTATTAGAGAGCGTTATGGGCGTTTCTAACACTACAGGTACCTATGAAGCTTTTCTAAAAAAATGGGACAGAAGAGCAATCAAAAACTTCTCAATAGAACCGTTAGAGTTTAATCATACTGAATTGAATGATAGAAATAAGGTTTATAATAAAGATAGTAACCAATTATTAAGAGAAATAGAAGGAGATATTCTCTATATTGATCCACCATATACTATCACTGATTATAGTTCGGCTTACCATCTTTTGGAAAGTATTTCCAAGTATGATTATCCCGATATTCGAGGCATTACGGGAAGACGAATTCAGAGAAATTTAAAATCTAAATATAACAAAAAAGAGAACGCTCTTTATAATTTTGAAGATTTGATTAGGCAAGCTAGGTTTTCTCACATATTGGTTTCCTACAGTACACAATCGTTAGTTCCCGCAAATGAAATGGTTGATCTATTCAAGAAATTTGCAAAAAACGGAATCGTAAGGCTATACGAATTTCCATATCGGGAGTATAAAAATATTAAATCCAGTAAAAAAGGGGAAGATTTGAAAGAGATAATAATTTATTTCCAAAAAGACCTTAATATTATTAAGTCGCCTTTAAATTATTCAGGTAGTAAAGATACGATTGTCAACGATATAATAAAACATTTACCAAAACACGTGACAACTTTCGTTGATTCTATGGGTGGGGCATTTAATGTAGGAGCAAATATATACGCTTTGAATGATGTTATTTATAACGAGTTTTTACCTCATGTGTATGAGTTAGTTAAACGCTTACTTGATGTAGATAAAAAAAGCATCATCAGTAATGCTGAAAAAATAATTAGCAAGTTCCAGATGAAAAAAGCTGATAAACAAAGTTATTTATGTTTGAGAAAATCGTATAATACAACCAAAAGTATTGACGAATTGTTTGTACTTCAGATGTTTTGTTTTCAAAACCAAATGAGATTTAATTCAAAACTTGAATTTAATACTCCTGTTGGAAATTGCGCGTATAACGAAACGATTAAACAAAGAATTAAGAACTTTGTTCCAAGAACAAGTAAGTTTAAGTTAATAAATTCCTCTTACTTGAACATTGATTTTAACGAGTTCGACAAAAACACTGTGTTCTATTTTGACCCTCCGTATTTTATTACGAATGCAACATACAATGATGGCAAGAGAGGTTTTGTCGGTTGGGGTGCTGAAGATGAGACTAAACTACTGGAATACCTAGACAAACTAAATAGAGCGGGATATAAGTTCATGCTTTCAAACGTTATATATCACGGAGATAAGATTAACCATCTACTTTTAGAATGGATTGAAACTCATAATTTTGATGTCTATGAAATCAATAATGTTGGTTCAAAAAATAGAAGAAATGAAGTTTTAATATGCAACTATAACTGGAAGGAAATATTATGA